The Kluyveromyces lactis strain NRRL Y-1140 chromosome D complete sequence genome has a window encoding:
- the ERG10 gene encoding acetyl-CoA C-acetyltransferase (highly similar to uniprot|P41338 Saccharomyces cerevisiae YPL028W ERG10 Acetyl-CoA C-acetyltransferase (acetoacetyl-CoA thiolase) cytosolic enzyme that transfers an acetyl group from one acetyl-CoA molecule to another forming acetoacetyl-CoA involved in the first step in mevalonate biosynthesis), protein MSDNVYIVAAARTPIGSFQGSLSSKNCVDLGSAAVKGALAQVPEIDPSTVEEIIFGNVISANVGQAPARQVALAAGLGKHIVASTVNKVCASGMKAIILGAQAIKTGSADIIVAGGAESMSNAPYYLSSHRSGARFGESKVIDGIQRDGLNDAYDGQAMGVHAEKCASDYDFSREEQDDFAIQSYQKAQLAQSQGKFDKEIVPITIKGFRGKPDTQVTKDEEPSKLNVEKLRSARAVFAANGKGTVTAPNASPINDGGAAVILVSEKKLKELNLKPLALIKGWGEAAHEPADFTWAPSLAVPKALKHAGVPDISSVDFVELNEAFSVVGLVNTKKLGIDAAKVNVYGGAVALGHPLGCSGARVVVTLANILNQENGKIGVAGICNGGGGASSIVLERV, encoded by the coding sequence ATGTCTGATAACGTATACAttgttgctgctgcaaGAACTCCAATTGGTTCTTTCCAAGGTTCTTTGTCCTCTAAGAACTGTGTCGATCTAGGTTCTGCTGCTGTCAAAGGTGCTTTAGCTCAAGTTCCAGAGATCGATCCAAGCACTGTCGAGGAAATCATCTTCGGTAACGTTATATCTGCTAATGTTGGTCAAGCACCAGCTAGACAAGTGGCATTAGCTGCTGGGTTGGGAAAACACATTGTCGCCAGTACTGTTAACAAGGTTTGTGCTTCTGGTATGAAAGCTATCATCTTGGGTGCTCAGGCCATTAAGACCGGTTCTGCCGATATTATTGTTGCTGGTGGTGCTGAATCAATGTCCAATGCCCCATACTACTTGTCGTCTCACCGTAGTGGTGCTAGATTTGGTGAAAGCAAAGTCATTGATGGTATTCAAAGAGATGGTTTGAACGATGCTTACGACGGTCAGGCCATGGGTGTTCATGCTGAGAAATGTGCCAGTGACTACGATTTCAGCAGAGAAGAACAAGACGATTTTGCCATTCAATCTTACCAAAAGGCCCAATTGGCTCAATCTCAAGGTAAGTTCGACAAGGAGATCGTTCCTATCACTATCAAAGGTTTCAGAGGGAAACCGGATACCCAGGTGAcgaaagatgaagaaccAAGTAAGTTGAacgttgaaaaattgagaTCTGCTAGAGCTGTGTTTGCCGCAAATGGTAAAGGTACTGTCACAGCACCAAACGCTTCTCCAATTAACGATGGTGGTGCTGCCGTGATCTTGGTttctgaaaagaaattgaaggaacTAAACTTGAAACCATTGGCTTTGATCAAGGGTTGGGGTGAAGCTGCTCATGAACCGGCTGATTTCACTTGGGCACCATCCTTGGCTGTTCCAAAAGCTTTGAAACATGCCGGCGTCCCAGATATTTCCTCTGTTGATTTCGTAGAATTGAACGAAGCCTTCTCAGTTGTTGGTTTGGTCAACACCAAGAAATTGGGCATTGATGCAGCTAAGGTTAACGTTTATGGTGGTGCCGTTGCTCTAGGTCATCCATTGGGTTGCTCTGGTGCTAGAGTCGTTGTCACCTTGGCTAACATTCTAAACCAAGAAAACGGTAAGATTGGTGTCGCCGGTATCTGTAAcggtggtggtggtgctTCTTCCATCGTTCTAGAAAGAGTTTAA
- a CDS encoding gluconokinase (similar to uniprot|Q03786 Saccharomyces cerevisiae YDR248C Hypothetical ORF), producing the protein MNDRPTIYVIGGTCGTGKSTIAERVHQRLHENNPKIEFIEGDLLHPAENIRKMSHGIPLHDDDRWGWLEKVSDDSYKKSEECDTCIVTCSSLKKSYRDYIRSKHPEGRFVFFMLYGAKSEILKRMLQRESHFMKADMVDSQFNDLQLPAEDEQDSFVINVTSLSVEEVVDEIMKKINASLS; encoded by the coding sequence ATGAATGACCGTCCAACAATTTATGTGATAGGAGGAACGTGTGGTACAGGGAAGAGCACAATTGCTGAAAGGGTACATCAAAGACTTCATGAAAACAACCCTAAAATTGAATTCATCGAAGGTGACTTGCTACATCCAGCGGAAAACATCAGGAAGATGAGTCATGGAATTCCATTACACGATGATGATCGTTGGGGATGGCTAGAGAAGGTTTCTGATGATAGTTATAAGAAATCTGAAGAATGCGATACCTGCATTGTAACATGTTCAAGTCTCAAGAAAAGTTACAGAGATTACATTAGAAGCAAGCACCCTGAAGGAAGGTTCGTATTCTTCATGCTGTATGGGGCCAAGTCTGAAATCTTGAAGCGGATGCTGCAACGGGAATCACATTTCATGAAAGCAGATATGGTTGACTCTCAATTCAACGATTTGCAACTACCagcagaagatgaacaGGATTCATTCGTTATTAATGTCACAAGCCTatcagttgaagaagtagTTGACgaaataatgaagaaaattaaCGCAAGTTTGAGTTGA
- the SKS1 gene encoding putative serine/threonine protein kinase SKS1 (similar to uniprot|Q12505 Saccharomyces cerevisiae YPL026C SKS1 multicopy suppressor of snf3 and grr1 mutants serine/threonine protein kinase homologous to Ran1p) — MLNNCQINNFQITRQIGSGAYGVVFHAIDLITENEYAIKAIMKSNDDPLVPHSETSLKKSAVLQTQLYHYFKSFQNKLFLPTIDLDSVLALSDDQLRQAPHYRELQLQLKCHSHQNVVTIHQILESSLATFVVMDYYPIDLFTSIVENQHFCNDGMLVKKAFLQVCSVLHHCHSVGVYHCDIKPENILLDDNDNVKLCDFGLATTAPFINANVCIGSSYYMAPERVSCPSSVLHSAENQNNLGIHVFPTASGDIWSLGIILINLTCTRNPWLKAHQKDDNTFKYFINDSRVLTKILPLSEELFGILNSILQVDPSKRTDLISLIDSVSKCQHFTSSGPLAEVAPLTQHQLNCFICGDDTMMIKNMLSRFDTRNRELKEDEELSESSDEVCKEYDIDGNSNLPSYSSEEDFELIQDGNLINAPFPNTGITPNGFLNQDDSKFWLKMQYSQFNLSNTPTTGSQGANALNSTLDSWLPHY; from the coding sequence ATGTTAAACAACTGTCAAATTaacaattttcaaattactAGACAGATTGGGAGCGGTGCCTATGGTGTCGTTTTCCATGCTATCGACCTAATAACAGAGAACGAATATGCTATTAAAGCTATTATGAAATCCAATGATGACCCATTGGTTCCTCACTCTGAGACgtctttgaagaaaagtgCTGTCTTGCAAACACAACTTTACCATTATTTCAAGTCGTTCCAGAATAAACTGTTTTTACCAACGATCGATTTGGATTCGGTGTTGGCATTGTCTGACGATCAACTGAGACAAGCCCCTCATTATAGAGAGTTGCAATTGCAACTGAAATGCCACTCGCATCAGAATGTCGTAACGATTCATCAGATTTTGGAGTCGTCATTGGCTACTTTCGTCGTTATGGACTATTATCCAATCGATCTGTTTACTTCGATTGTGGAAAACCAACATTTTTGTAATGATGGTATGTTGGTGAAGAAGGCTTTCTTACAGGTATGTTCAGTGCTACACCATTGTCATTCGGTTGGTGTCTACCATTGTGATATTAAGCCTgagaatattttgttgGATGATAACGATAACGTAAAACTATGCGATTTCGGATTGGCTACTACGGCTCCATTCATTAACGCAAACGTTTGTATCGGATCATCGTACTATATGGCTCCGGAAAGAGTCTCTTGCCCATCATCCGTGCTTCATTCTGCAGAGAACCAGAACAACTTGGGGATCCATGTTTTCCCAACGGCAAGCGGTGATATCTGGTCTCTAGGTATAATATTGATTAACTTGACTTGTACCAGAAACCCGTGGTTAAAAGCTCACCAGAAAGATGATAACACTTTCAAATACTTCATCAACGATTCTAGAGTTCTAACTAAGATTCTGCCCTTATCGGAAGAACTGTTCGGTATCTTGAACTCTATTCTTCAAGTGGACCCATCGAAGAGGACCGATCTGATATCACTTATAGATTCCGTTTCCAAATGTCAGCATTTCACTTCTTCGGGACCCCTAGCTGAAGTTGCACCATTAACACAACACCAACTCAACTGTTTCATCTGTGGCGATGATACTATGATGATCAAGAATATGCTAAGCAGATTCGATACTAGAAATAGAGAACTaaaggaagatgaagaacttTCGGAATCATCCGATGAAGTATGCAAAGAATACGATATCGATGGTAATTCTAATCTGCCCAGTTATTCGagtgaagaagatttcgaATTAATTCAAGATGGCAACCTGATAAATGCCCCGTTCCCCAATACTGGAATAACACCCAATGGATTTCTAAATCAGGATGACTCGAAGTTCTGGTTAAAAATGCAATATTCCCAATTTAATCTTTCTAACACACCCACCACTGGCTCACAAGGAGCCAATGCGTTAAACAGTACTCTAGACAGTTGGTTACCACACTACTGA
- a CDS encoding uncharacterized protein (no similarity), whose product MGNLAMSSDTRRSPTENGYSSKCLWSYHHAIRRIAESCLFCTDGALHGYILVCMVSGTEKLKVEPGPDSIGRMIVMIIRCVVQLGRYGCCIIYRQYVSSFFLFLFSLALTGCTTLI is encoded by the coding sequence ATGGGAAATCTGGCGATGTCATCTGACACTCGTCGCAGCCCAACAGAAAACGGGTATTCTAGCAAGTGTCTATGGAGCTACCACCATGCAATACGAAGAATCGCCGAATCGTGTTTATTTTGTACTGACGGTGCTTTGCATGGGTACATTTTGGTATGTATGGTCTCTGGGACGGAAAAACTAAAAGTGGAACCCGGACCAGATAGTATCGGAAGGATGATTGTGATGATAATACGTTGTGTGGTTCAGTTGGGTAGGTATGGCTGTTGCATTATATATAGACAATATGTCTCgtccttttttttgtttttgttttctttggcaTTGACTGGTTGTACTACTCTTATTTGA
- the TRS23 gene encoding TRAPP subunit TRS23 (similar to uniprot|Q03784 Saccharomyces cerevisiae YDR246W TRS23 Component of the targeting complex (TRAPP) involved in ER to Golgi membrane traffic) — translation MAIQSVMIINKSGGLVYNHNFIEPKGTMNSNDYLILAGTLHSVFAIASQLTPKAVQISNKSSQKTETQVPYIPGIGVSTENKMAPLQLGSFMGPDYFQEPFTNWNKSGLRHMITDEFSMFLFQSLTGIKFVLISTNNFRNNTSVSIAENILRKIYCIYSDYVMKDPFYSLDMPIRSELFDSNLKNLIESL, via the coding sequence atcaacaaatcCGGTGGTTTGGTGTACAATCACAATTTTATCGAACCAAAGGGAACAATGAACAGCAACGACTACTTGATCCTGGCGGGAACGTTACACAGTGTTTTCGCGATCGCCAGCCAGCTCACACCGAAGGCCGTTCAAATCAGTAACAAGTCTTCACAGAAAACTGAGACCCAGGTACCTTACATCCCTGGAATTGGCGTGAGTACCGAGAACAAGATGGCACCTTTGCAATTAGGAAGTTTTATGGGACCGGACTATTTCCAAGAACCGTTCACGAATTGGAATAAGAGTGGACTCAGACACATGATTACGGATGAGTTCTCAATGTTCTTATTCCAAAGCTTAACGGGCATCAAATTCGTGCTGATAAGCACGAACAATTTCAGGAACAATACAAGTGTCAGCATCGCCGAAAACATATTACGTAAAATCTACTGCATTTACAGTGACTATGTGATGAAGGATCCGTTCTACTCCTTGGACATGCCAATAAGATCCGAGTTGTTCGATTCAAACCTCAAAAATTTGATCGAAAGCTTATAG